In the genome of Streptomyces violaceoruber, the window TCCGTGCCCAGTCGGGCCGCGAGCCTTTCGAGCGCCCGGCCGCGCGTCGCGTCGGTGGCGTGGAACACCACGTTGACGAGGCCGTCGTGGGTGGCGGCCAGCAGCAGCGGACCTATGTCGGTGCCGACGACGGTCCACACGACCTGCTGCTCGTACTGCCCGTGGCTGTCCATGTGCCCACGGTACGGCCCGCCACCGACAACGCCCGGGTCAGTCCACGGCGTCCCGCACCACGTCGGGCTTGTTGGTGATGATGCCGTCGACGTCGTACCCGGCGACCCGGCGCGCGGTGTCCGCGTCGTTCACCGTCCAGGTGAGGACCTCGAGCGGCCTGCCGTGCGGTCCGGTGAACGCGTGGACCGCGGACACGTAGCTCATGGAGAGGGAGCCGTACGACGGGTTGATCTGGTCGGCGAACTCCGCGTACGCCGGCAGCTCGGACACGGCCGGGGTGCCGAGGAACCCGGTCTTGACGGCGGGCTTGAGGTCGTGGACCGTCCGGATGCTGTCGGCGTCGAAGCTCTGCACGACCAGCCGTCCCGCCACGTGCCGCCGGTCGAGCCAGCCCTCGTTGGCGAGGACCTTGAGGGCCTGCTGTTCGATGCCCGGGTACAGCCCCGGGCTCTTCAGCTCCAGGAGCAGCTTCTGGTGGTTGTGCTCCACGCGGTGCACGTACTGCTCCAGCGTCGGCACGCGCGCGCCCGCGTACTCGGACCCGAACCAGCTCCCCGCGTCCAGCCGCGCGATCTCGGCGGCGGTGAAGTCCTTCACCTTCCAGGGAGAGCGGTCGGGGAAGACCTCCTCCACGTCGGTCGTCCGGGCCAGGCTCTCGTCGTGGAGGACGACCAGTTCGCCGTCCCGGGTGCGCTGGACGTCGTTCTCCACCCAGCGGATGCCCAGCTCGGCCGCCCGGTCGACGGCGGCCAGCGTGTTCTCCGGCGCGTACCCGGAAGCACCCCGGTGGGCCACGACCGTGGGCCCGTCGTCCCCCGCCTCGTCCGCCCGCGCGTGCGAGAGCGGAGCCGTGAGGGCGACTCCAAGAAGGGCGGTGGTCGTGACGGCTACTGCGCGCACGTGCATGCGTACTCCTCGCGTCGAACGATCACGGACAGCACCACTGTGACATCAGAGAGTCAACGAAAGAGGGGTGCGGAGTGGCCACAGGCTGAATGGAGTTGCTCAACTACGCTCACGGGGGCGGCACAACTGGGGCGAGACCGTGATTCTTTGCCGGAGAAACGTTCGACCATTCCGGTGGACGCCATACTCTCTGCCTCGACCCTGAATCGTTCGCGCGGTCCTGGGAGGGGGCGCACATCAGGAGAATCCGGGACACCACCGGGGCGTAAGAAGGCGGAAGGGCAGCCGCACATGCACAGCACCGTCCAAGGATTCGGCTACGGACTCGTCACACCGCTGGTGGCCTACCTCATGGCCTGTCTCGGCGGCGCCCTCGGTCTGCGCTGCACCGCCAGGGCCGTGCTGGTCAGCCGTTCCTGGCGCCCCGGCTGGCTCGCCCTCGGCTCGGCGGCGATCGGCTCCGGCATCTGGACCATGCACTTCGTCGCGATGATGGGCTTCACGATCGAGCACACCCCGATCCGCTACGACTGGCTGATGACCTTCGCCAGCCTGGCCGTCGCGATCGTCATGGTGGGCGTCGGGATCTTCATCGTCGGCTACCGGGGCGCGCGCGGGACCGCCCTGTTCACCGGCGGCACCATCACCGGCCTGGGCATCGCCTCGATGCACTACCTGGGAATGGCCGGTATGCACCTGGACGGACAGCTGACGTACAACACGTTCACCGTCGCCGTGTCCGTCGTCATAGCCATGGTCGCCGCCACCGCCGCCCTGTGGGCGGCCGGACAGGTCCGGGGCTTCCTGTGGAGTGTGGGCGCGGCCCTGATCATGGGGCTGGCCGTCACCGGCATGCACTACACGGGCATGGCCGCGGTCGAGGTCCACCTCAGCGGCACCGCCGAGCCCTCCGTCGGCGGATCGCCCGCCGAACTGCTGGCCCCCATGCTGATCGGCCCCCTCGCCTTCCTCCTCCTCGCCGGCGTCGTCGTCATGTTCGACCCGCTGATGGTGATGGGCAGGCCCGCCCGGGTCCCCGCCGAGCGGAAGCCGGGCATCCCCGCCCACACCGAGGTCCCGCGCACGATCCGCCATCCGGCACACCACCGCCCGCGCCGCACCCGCCACCCCCTCGGCCACCGGCGCTCCCGCACCCCGCAGAACCGCTGACGGGACCCGTTGTCAGTGCGGGGTCGTACGGTGGAACCCATGCGGCCCGTTTCCCAGATCGAACGCACGGTGGCGCCCTTCGAGGTCGTCAGCCCCTACCAGCCGAGCGGTGACCAGCCGACGGCCATCGCCGAGCTGGCCCGGCGCGTCCAGGCAGGCGAGAAGGACGTCGTCCTGCTCGGCGCGACCGGCACCGGCAAGTCCGCCACCACCGCGTGGATGATCGAAAAGCTCCAGCGCCCCACCCTGGTGATGGCGCCGAACAAGACCCTGGCCGCCCAGCTGGCCAACGAGTTCCGCGAGCTGCTGCCGAACAACGCCGTCGAGTACTTCGTCTCGTACTACGACTACTACCAGCCCGAGGCCTACGTCCCCCAGTCGGACACCTACATCGAGAAGGACTCCTCGATCAACGAGGAGGTGGAGCGCCTGCGCCACTCCGCCACCAACTCGCTGCTCACCCGCCGTGACGTCATCGTGGTCGCCTCCGTGTCCTGCATCTACGGCCTCGGCACCCCGCAGGAGTACGTGGACCGCATGGTCCCGCTGCGGGTCGGCGAGGAGCACGACCGGGACGAGCTGCTGCGCCGCTTCGTCGACATCCAGTACACGCGCAACGACATGGCCTTCGCGCGCGGCACCTTCCGGGTGCGCGGCGACACCATCGAGATCTTCCCGGTCTACGAGGAGCTGGCCGTCCGCATCGAGATGTTCGGCGACGAGATCGAGGCCCTGTCCACCCTCCACCCGGTCACCGGCGAGATCATCAGCGACGACCAGCAGCTGTACGTCTTCCCGGCCTCCCACTACGTCGCCGGTCCCGAGCGCCTGGAGCGTGCGGTCAACGACATCGAGAAGGAGCTGGCCGAGCGCCTGACCGAGCTGGAGAAGCAGGGCAAGCTCCTGGAGGCCCAGCGGCTGCGGATGCGCACCACGTACGACATCGAGATGCTCCGCCAGATCGGCTCCTGCTCCGGCGTGGAGAACTACTCGATGCACTTCGACGGCCGCTCACCCGGCTCCCCGCCGAACACACTGCTCGACTACTTCCCGGACGACTTCCTGCTCGTCATCGACGAGTCGCACGTCACCGTGCCGCAGATCGGCGCCATGTACGAGGGCGACGCCTCCCGCAAGCGGACCCTGGTCGACCATGGCTTCCGGCTGCCCTCCGCCCTGGACAACCGCCCGCTGAAGTGGGAGGAGTTCCAGGAGCGCATCGGACAGACCGTCTACCTGTCGGCGACCCCGGGAGCCTACGAGCTCTCCCGTTCGGACGGCGCCGTCGAGCAGATCATCCGCCCGACCGGCCTGGTCGACCCGGAGGTCGTCGTCAAGCCCACCGAGGGCCAGATCGACGACCTGGTGCACGAGATCCGCCGGCGGACCGAGAAGGACGAACGCGTCCTGGTCACCACCCTCACCAAGAAGATGGCCGAGGATCTCACCGACTACTTCGTGGAGCTCGGGATCCAGGTCCGCTACCTGCACAGCGACGTGGACACGCTGCGCCGGGTCGAGCTGCTGCGCGAGCTGCGCGCGGGCGAGTACGACGTCCTGGTCGGCATCAACCTGCTGCGCGAGGGCCTCGACCTGCCCGAGGTGTCCCTGGTGGCGATCCTCGACGCCGACAAGGAGGGCTTCCTGCGCTCCGGCACCTCCCTCATCCAGACCATCGGCCGCGCGGCGCGCAACGTCTCCGGCCAGGTCCACATGTACGCGGACAAGATCACGCCGGCGATGGAGAAGGCCATCGACGAGACCAACCGCCGCCGCGAGAAGCAGGTCGCGTTCAACAAGGCGAACGGCGTCGATCCGCAGCCGCTCCGCAAGAAGATCAACGACATCGTGGCGCAGATCGCCCGCGAGGACGTCGACACCGAACAGCTCCTCGGCTCGGGCTACCGCCAGACGAAGGAGGGCAAGGGCGCCAAGGCTCCCGTGCCCGCGCTGGGCGGCCAGAAGACGGGCGGAGCCAAGGCGGCCAGAGGCAGGGCCAAGGAGACGGCGGTGACCGACCGTCCCGCGGCGGAGCTGGCCGAGCAGATCGAGGACCTCACCACCCGGATGCGGGCGGCCGCGGCCGACCTCCAGTTCGAGATCGCGGCCCGGCTGCGCGACGAGGTCTCCGAAATGAAGAAGGAACTGCGCCAGATGCGGGAGGCGGGCCTGGCCTGACGGCCCCCTCCGGGCACGCGCTGTGTTGCAAGACCGACACAAAGCGCGGACCGGGGTGGGGCACTGTCAGTGCCCCTGCGTAGGGTTCTGGTCAACCGCGGGGACCGCGGCAACAGGGGACAGTTCGAGAGGGGATCAGCGCGTGACCGTCAACATGACCAAGGGTCAGGCCATCAGTCTGCAGAAGAGCGACGGCGGCAGCCTGACGTCGGTGCGGATGGGTCTCGGCTGGCAGGCGGCTCCCCGGCGCGGCCTGTTCGGTTCGCGCACCCGGGAGATCGACCTGGACGCCTCCGCGGTCCTCTTCGCGGACAAGCAGCCGGTCGACGTCGTCTTCTTCCGCCACCTGGTGAGCGACGACGGCTCGGTGCGCCACACCGGGGACAACCTCGTCGGCGGTGTCGGCCAGGGCGGCGACGACGAGGCGATCCTCGTCGACCTGCAGCGCGTTCCGGTCCACATCGACCAGATCGTCTTCACGGTGAACTCCTTCACCGGCCAGACCTTCCAGGAGGTGCAGAACGCCTTCTGCCGCCTGGTCGACGAGACCAACGGCCAGGAACTCGCCCGCTACACGCTGGCCGGCGGCGGGGCCTTCACGGCCCAGATCATGGCCAAGGTGCACCGCGCGGGCCAGGGCTGGTCGATGACCGCCATCGGCACGCCGGCCAACGGCCGCACCTTCCAGGACCTGATGCCGGCGATCCTGCCGGTCCTGTAGCAGCCGGCCCGCGGCAGTCCGGCCCGCAGCAGCCCGACACGAACCGGCCGGTCCCCCGCGCGGGACCGGCCTCGCCCGCGTGACGCCTCGCGGGTGGCAGACGAATGACACAGGGGGAAAGGCGATGACGGCCGAGCTGACGCGGGGACAGAACCACCCGCTTCCCCGGGCTCGTCTCGAGATCCGGGTCTCGGCCGGTACGCCGGTCGTGGCCGGGGCCACGCTCGGCGACGAGAACGGCACGATCCACGGCGTCGAACGGGTGGTCCACCCCGGTGCGCCCACCCTGCCGGGCCTGGAGGTCTCCCGGCAGGCCGCCGCCGACCACCGTCTCGCGGTGGACCTGGACGCCGTGCCGGACGCCGTGCACCGTGTCAGCGTGCTGCTCGCCCTGCCCGCCGGCGGGCAGGGCCCGGCCAGGTTCGGGGCCGTTGCCGCCCCCTTCGTCGCCGTCACGGACCTCGACGGCGACGAGGTTGCCAGCTACACCATCACCGGCCTGGAGGCCGAGTCCGCCGTCGTCGCCCTGGAGCTCTACCGGCGCCAGGGAGCGTGGAAGGTGCGCGCCGTCGGCCAGGGCTACGCGGGCGGCCTCGCCGAGCTGCTCGCCGACCAGAAGCTGTCCCAGGCCCACCAGCTCGCGGCGACCATTCACGAGGCGGTGGCGAGCGGACTGGCCCGTTCGATACCGGCCCCGCCGGCCGCCGCCCCGGCCCACCGGCCGGACCACGGCACCATGCCCGGGGCCGGCCCCGGTGGTCCCGTCCCGCCGGCGTCCCCGTACGACCCCCAGGGGCCTTCCGCCCCCGGCCCACAGACGCCCGGGGTGCCGGGACGACCCGGGGGACAGCAGCCGTACCCGAGCGGGCCGGGGGAGCCCGCCACCGCCGGCCAGCCGTCCGCTCCCGCCGCAGGTGGCCCGATCGACTACAGCCACCCGCGCCGGCAGAGCGCGGCGCCGCCCCCGCCGCCGCCTGCCGCACCCGCGTCGGAACCGGGTCGCCCGGCCCGGCCCGTCGCCGGTGACGCCACGGGCTGGTCCATGGAGGAGCGGCTCTACAACCAGGTGTGGGGCATGTTCGAGGACCTGGCCCGCACCACGGCCGCCTACCGCAGCGCCGTCGACTTCGCCGACTCCCGTATGGAGAAGGAGCTCGACCAGGTCCTGTCCGACCCCCGCAGCCGGATCGGCGGACAGGGCGACGCGGCCCGGGAAGCGGCGCGCGCCCGGCACAGCCAGCTGGTGTCCCAGGCCCGGGAGGTCCTGGACCGGGACGTCGCCCAGCTCGTCGCCGAGGCCGAGGTCGTCGAACCCGCGCTGCCGGCGGCCTTCGCGCGGTGGGACAACCCCGTCTGGCACGCCTACCGCGTCCCCATGGAGATCCCCATGGCCCTGCGGCTGGGCGATCTCCATCTGCCGGAGGCCGACCGCATCCGCATCCCGATGCTGATCCGGCTGCCGCTCGAGCGCGGCCTGTGGATCGACAGCGGGCGCTCCGCCTCGCTCGACGGGTCGTTCGCCGACTCGCACGAGATGCGGCGCCTGGGCCTGGAGACGGCCGTCTCCCACGCGGCCCGGCTGCTCGCCGTCTACCCGGCGGGCGAGTTCACCGTGCACGTCATCGATCCGGCCGGGTCCGGGGCGCAGGCACTGGCGCCGCTGGCGCAGAGCGGGGTGCTCGCCGCGCCGCCCGCCCAGGGTGCCGCCGGGGCGGCGGACGTACTGGCCCGTCTCACCCAGCGCGTCGACCTGGTGCAGATGGCGTTGCGCGGAGGTGCGCCCGACGCGCTCCCGCCCGGCCTCGACACCTCGCAGCAGCTGCTGATCGTCAACGACTTCCCGCACGGCTTCGACGACCGCGCCGTCAACCAACTGCGCTACCTCGCCGACGAGGGGCCGGCCGTCGGCGTCCACCTGATGATGGTCGCCGACCGCGAGGAGTCCGCCGGGTTCGGACCGCTGCTCGACCCGTTGTGGCGCTCGCTGCTGCGGCTGACCCCGGTGGCCGACGACCACCTCGCCGACCCGTGGGTCGGACATGCCTGGACGTACGAGCCGTCGCTCGTGCCGCCCGGCAGCCAGGTGCTCCAGCAGGTGCTCGCCCAGGTCGCCGCCGCCCGCCGGTCATGGGATCGGTGACCGGCTCCGAACTGGCCTTTTGAGCTTTATTTGCAAATCTCTTTACCTTCCCTTGGGGATTGGGGTACTGTCGTCCGTACGGAGGGGAGTACTCCCTGTCTGTGCGGCGTACCCGTCAATACGGATCAGGCCAGATCCCGGGGCGTCGGCCCGTGGTTCCGGGCGCATCACGCGTCCCGGGTACCCGGGTGGAAGAGACCTCCGGCAGCGACGACGCTGACATCTGCCGTGTGACGTACTGCCGGAGGCGTAGTGGAAGTTTCGGTGACCCTGTGGGTCCTGACCATCGTGGGCCTTGCCGCCCTCATCGCGGTCGATTTCTTCATCGGCCGCAAACCGCACGACGTATCGATCAAGGAAGCCGGTATCTGGACCGGCGTCTGGATCGCCCTGGCGGGCCTCTTCGGGCTCGGCCTGCTCCTCTTCAGTGGCGGTGAGCCCGCCGGCGAGTTCTTCGCGGGCTTCATCACCGAGAAGTCACTGAGCGTGGACAACCTCTTCGTCTTCGTCCTGATCATGGCGAAGTTCGCAGTGCCCTCCCAGTACCAGCAGCGGGTTCTGCTCATCGGCGTGCTCATAGCCCTGGTGCTGAGGGCCGTCTTCATCGCCGCGGGTGCGGCGATCCTCGCCAGCTTCGCCTGGGTCTTCTACATCTTCGGTGCCTTCCTCATCTACACCGCCTTGAAGCTCATCCAGGAGGCCCGGGCCGACCAGGAGGACGAGGAGTTCGAGGAGAACAAGCTCCTCAAGGCCGCCGAGCGTCGCTTCGGTGTCGCCGACCGGTACCACGGCACCAAGCTGTGGATCGAGGAGAACGGCAAGCGGATCATGACCCCGATGCTGGTCGTGATGCTCGCGATCGGCACCACCGACGTGCTCTTCGCGCTCGACTCCATCCCGGCGATCTTCGGTCTGACGCAGGACCCGTACATCGTGTTCACGGCCAACGCGTTCGCGCTGATGGGTCTGCGACAGCTGTACTTCCTCATCGGCGGTCTGCTGAGGAAGCTGGTCCACCTGTCCTACGGCCTGTCCGTGATCCTGGGCTTCATCGGCGTCAAGCTGGTGCTGCACGCCCTGCACGAGTCCGGCGTCCACGTCCCCGAGATCAGCATTCCGGTCTCGCTCGGCGTGATCTGCTCCGTCCTGATCGTCACCACGATCACCAGCCTCCGCGCCTCGAAGAAGCAGGCCGCGGCGGAAGCGGCGGCCGCCGGGGGCGACGACACCCGCAAGGACAGCGTCGAGGCCTGATCACCCGGGCCCGGGAGCGGCGAACGGCGCGCAGCCGTTCGCCGCTCCTCCCGTGTGCGCCGGGCGTGCTCGGCGGGCGAAGGCTCCCGGGTCCGGAGTGCGGCGTCCGTCGCCCTCTGCGACGATCACCGCATGGTCACCGGTCCCAGGGCGCTCCTCGCACAGTGGACGACCGTCACGCCCGTGATCGCGGTCGTACTGCTGGCCCTCACCTGGGGCCGCTCGCTGCCCGGCGCGGTCGTCGCGCTGCTCACGATCGTCCTGGCGGCCTCCGTCCTGGCCGCCGTGCACCACGCCGAGGTGGTCGCCCACCGGGTGGGCGAGCCCTTCGGCT includes:
- a CDS encoding glycerophosphodiester phosphodiesterase — protein: MHVRAVAVTTTALLGVALTAPLSHARADEAGDDGPTVVAHRGASGYAPENTLAAVDRAAELGIRWVENDVQRTRDGELVVLHDESLARTTDVEEVFPDRSPWKVKDFTAAEIARLDAGSWFGSEYAGARVPTLEQYVHRVEHNHQKLLLELKSPGLYPGIEQQALKVLANEGWLDRRHVAGRLVVQSFDADSIRTVHDLKPAVKTGFLGTPAVSELPAYAEFADQINPSYGSLSMSYVSAVHAFTGPHGRPLEVLTWTVNDADTARRVAGYDVDGIITNKPDVVRDAVD
- a CDS encoding MHYT domain-containing protein, translated to MHSTVQGFGYGLVTPLVAYLMACLGGALGLRCTARAVLVSRSWRPGWLALGSAAIGSGIWTMHFVAMMGFTIEHTPIRYDWLMTFASLAVAIVMVGVGIFIVGYRGARGTALFTGGTITGLGIASMHYLGMAGMHLDGQLTYNTFTVAVSVVIAMVAATAALWAAGQVRGFLWSVGAALIMGLAVTGMHYTGMAAVEVHLSGTAEPSVGGSPAELLAPMLIGPLAFLLLAGVVVMFDPLMVMGRPARVPAERKPGIPAHTEVPRTIRHPAHHRPRRTRHPLGHRRSRTPQNR
- the uvrB gene encoding excinuclease ABC subunit UvrB; this encodes MRPVSQIERTVAPFEVVSPYQPSGDQPTAIAELARRVQAGEKDVVLLGATGTGKSATTAWMIEKLQRPTLVMAPNKTLAAQLANEFRELLPNNAVEYFVSYYDYYQPEAYVPQSDTYIEKDSSINEEVERLRHSATNSLLTRRDVIVVASVSCIYGLGTPQEYVDRMVPLRVGEEHDRDELLRRFVDIQYTRNDMAFARGTFRVRGDTIEIFPVYEELAVRIEMFGDEIEALSTLHPVTGEIISDDQQLYVFPASHYVAGPERLERAVNDIEKELAERLTELEKQGKLLEAQRLRMRTTYDIEMLRQIGSCSGVENYSMHFDGRSPGSPPNTLLDYFPDDFLLVIDESHVTVPQIGAMYEGDASRKRTLVDHGFRLPSALDNRPLKWEEFQERIGQTVYLSATPGAYELSRSDGAVEQIIRPTGLVDPEVVVKPTEGQIDDLVHEIRRRTEKDERVLVTTLTKKMAEDLTDYFVELGIQVRYLHSDVDTLRRVELLRELRAGEYDVLVGINLLREGLDLPEVSLVAILDADKEGFLRSGTSLIQTIGRAARNVSGQVHMYADKITPAMEKAIDETNRRREKQVAFNKANGVDPQPLRKKINDIVAQIAREDVDTEQLLGSGYRQTKEGKGAKAPVPALGGQKTGGAKAARGRAKETAVTDRPAAELAEQIEDLTTRMRAAAADLQFEIAARLRDEVSEMKKELRQMREAGLA
- a CDS encoding TerD family protein gives rise to the protein MTVNMTKGQAISLQKSDGGSLTSVRMGLGWQAAPRRGLFGSRTREIDLDASAVLFADKQPVDVVFFRHLVSDDGSVRHTGDNLVGGVGQGGDDEAILVDLQRVPVHIDQIVFTVNSFTGQTFQEVQNAFCRLVDETNGQELARYTLAGGGAFTAQIMAKVHRAGQGWSMTAIGTPANGRTFQDLMPAILPVL
- a CDS encoding TerD family protein, with the protein product MTAELTRGQNHPLPRARLEIRVSAGTPVVAGATLGDENGTIHGVERVVHPGAPTLPGLEVSRQAAADHRLAVDLDAVPDAVHRVSVLLALPAGGQGPARFGAVAAPFVAVTDLDGDEVASYTITGLEAESAVVALELYRRQGAWKVRAVGQGYAGGLAELLADQKLSQAHQLAATIHEAVASGLARSIPAPPAAAPAHRPDHGTMPGAGPGGPVPPASPYDPQGPSAPGPQTPGVPGRPGGQQPYPSGPGEPATAGQPSAPAAGGPIDYSHPRRQSAAPPPPPPAAPASEPGRPARPVAGDATGWSMEERLYNQVWGMFEDLARTTAAYRSAVDFADSRMEKELDQVLSDPRSRIGGQGDAAREAARARHSQLVSQAREVLDRDVAQLVAEAEVVEPALPAAFARWDNPVWHAYRVPMEIPMALRLGDLHLPEADRIRIPMLIRLPLERGLWIDSGRSASLDGSFADSHEMRRLGLETAVSHAARLLAVYPAGEFTVHVIDPAGSGAQALAPLAQSGVLAAPPAQGAAGAADVLARLTQRVDLVQMALRGGAPDALPPGLDTSQQLLIVNDFPHGFDDRAVNQLRYLADEGPAVGVHLMMVADREESAGFGPLLDPLWRSLLRLTPVADDHLADPWVGHAWTYEPSLVPPGSQVLQQVLAQVAAARRSWDR
- a CDS encoding TerC family protein, whose protein sequence is MEVSVTLWVLTIVGLAALIAVDFFIGRKPHDVSIKEAGIWTGVWIALAGLFGLGLLLFSGGEPAGEFFAGFITEKSLSVDNLFVFVLIMAKFAVPSQYQQRVLLIGVLIALVLRAVFIAAGAAILASFAWVFYIFGAFLIYTALKLIQEARADQEDEEFEENKLLKAAERRFGVADRYHGTKLWIEENGKRIMTPMLVVMLAIGTTDVLFALDSIPAIFGLTQDPYIVFTANAFALMGLRQLYFLIGGLLRKLVHLSYGLSVILGFIGVKLVLHALHESGVHVPEISIPVSLGVICSVLIVTTITSLRASKKQAAAEAAAAGGDDTRKDSVEA